Within the Drosophila melanogaster chromosome 3R genome, the region GGGGGAAACGTCACCGCCTATTCCAAATCCAGTTTGGACCTTCGAGCAATGCTTTGCCGAATATCCAGATATGCTTGAGGAGATTACCAAAATGGGCTTCTCCAAGCCCTCGCCCATCCAATCGCAGGCGTGGCCCATTCTCCTCCAAGGTCATGACATGATCGGTATCGCCCAAACAGGCACTGGCAAAACACTAGCCTTCCTTTTGCCCGGAATGATTCACACCGAGTACCAGAGCACGCCCAGGGGCACGAGGGGCGGAGCTAACGTTCTGGTGCTGGCACCCACTCGGGAGTTGGCTCTGCAAATCGAAATGGAGGTCAAGAAGTACTCCTTTCGTGGCATGAAAGCGTAATTATCCTAATCGAACATGAAGTGAGTTCCCTTTTTAACCAAAATAACACAATTTGCAGGGTTTGCGTGTACGGCGGTGGCAATCGCAACATGCAGATATCCGACTTGGAGCGCGGTGCGGAGATCATTATCTGCACTCCGGGACGCCTGAACGATTTGATAATGGCCAATGTCATTGATGTAAGCACCATCACTTATCTGGTGCTTGACGAGGCAGATCGCATGCTGGACATGGGTTTCGAGCCGCAGATCCGGAAGGTGATGCTAGACATACGTCCGGACCGTCAGACCATAATGACGTCGGCCACTTGGCCACCAGGAGTACGTCGTTTAGCGCAGAGCTATATGAAGAATCCCATCCAGGTGTGTGTCGGATCGCTCGATCTGGCAGCCACGCACTCGGtgaaacaaattattaaattgatGGAGGATGACATGGACAAATTCAACACCATTACATCTTTCGTTAAGAACATGTCCAGTACGGACAAGATCATCATATTTTGTGGACGCAAGGTTCGTGCTGACGACCTATCCAGTGAACTTACGCTGGATGGTTTCATGACCCAGTGCATTCATGGTAATCGCGATCAGATGGATCGTGAGCAGGCTATTGCCGATATTAAGTCCGGCGTCGTGCGCATTCTGGTTGCTACCGATGTGGCATCACGTGGCCTGGACATTGAGGATATCACGTAAGCAAATTTTTCGAGTCGAGGAACCCATTAGTCATTATTTTTTCATCCACAAAGACATGTCATCAACTATGATTTTCCGCACAACATCGAGGAGTATGTGCACCGTGTTGGTCGCACCGGACGTGCTGGCCGACAGGGCACATCAATAAGCTTTTTTACGCGCGAGGATTGGGCTATGGCCAAGGAACTAATTGAGATACTGCAGGAGGCGGAGCAGGAAGTGCCCGACGAACTGCACAACATGGCTAGACGCTTTAAAGCCATGAAGGACAAGCGCGCTGCTGAAGGTGGCGGTTTTGGAGGAAGAGGTGGTCGTTTTGGAGGCGGACGTGGCGGCGGACGCCGAAATTTCGATCAATTTCAATACTGATTCATTCTACATTTTCTAGTTATAAGAGACTAGAGCGCATTGAAGTGCCTTGccaaaaattgtttaactATTTATCTATTCCAATTATAGATGATCATAACCCAAAACATGCCGTGTTAAAAGAACACGCGATTTAAATGTATCAAACTAAGAGTTTAGAATGTTTATTGAGCTTAGTTAGTGCCACCGGCGTATTTCTCCAGCAGTTCCCGTTTCCGCTGGCGCAGCAGTGCTTCCTGTACATCTTGTTGCGTCGGCACGGGAACGTGAGCGGTGAACTTGGATGCCAATAGGCCATGAGGATCCTCCACGGCGGCTCGAGCCTTGGCATCCTCGATGGCTTCGCGTGCTGGTCCCGAAAGGGGATATATTTCATCCTCCTCTTCGTCATCGATTATGCGACCATCTCTGGCCATTTTCTCCCGCCATTCCTGCACGGCCTTCTGAATGGCCGCTCGTTCGATGCGTTCCTCCAGAGGGATCAGAACACCATCTTCGTCATCTCGATAGCCGTAGTATTCGGCATCTATGTCCTTCATTAGTTCAGCGCGTGATTTCCTGGGTGGCGGCGGAGGATCCTGTTCAAAGAGCTCGCGAACACCCGGCAGATCCTTGGCGGCTCCAAAGTATTTGTAGCCTCGATTGCCGGGAACTTCACGGCCCTCCGCATCGAACATCTTGGGACCATAGCGTCTATAGTGGGGGCCACCCAATGAGGATATCTGATTTTCCCAATGCCGTTTCTCACGCAATAACTTGTTGATTTCATCGTTCAGATCGCGAATCCGGAATTCTCCCAAGCCAGCTATAAGTGGTCGCTATTAGTGTATATTGTTAgggagaaataaataaaccgaAATAGGTACCATTCTGTATCTGGGCCACCTTCTTCGATATGTCGCGTATTATCTCCAGGCGGAACTTCTCACATCTGGGCAAATCGTGGCACTCGGAGGCCAAATAGGGCCGGCGTTCCTTTTCACCAGATTCCACTTCTTTTGCGGCCCGCCAACGTGCCAAAGTTGTCCTGTCGAAAATAAGCGGATGAGTGCTGGAAATCTTATGTTATACGTATATCCGGGTTACTTACATTGCCTTCTCTGCATTGCGCGCCTGAAAATATACATGtattattcatttaattaaaattaataaaattttcacaTCATCTTACCATTTTGTTTACTAACTTCTTCTGCCTTAATTGCCAGTCACAGCGAACTATACGGAAATCGGTTACACGTTATCGATAGCAAGTACAGTAAATATTGTCCAGTAGCGATttcacatatattttaaatgcaatttattaataatattccCGATGAAACCCGAAGacataatattatttatttgtacttaatatatatataccatatgaattttattttctcttaaTTGGATACATGCTGAAATAAACGATTACCATTCACTACGAATACTACTAAGTACACTACCGCGCACTTGGCCACACTGACCTGCCCAGTTGTTTTTTCACGACAACATTTACGCTCTTTGGAAAAGGAAACCTTTTTTCGCGAATTTCAAGCAGATCCCGACCAGAAACACACCTGCCCCAGGATGTTGGCCCTCATCAACAGGATCCTCGAGTGGTTCAAGAGCATCTTCTGGAAAGAGGAGATGGAACTCACGCTAGTGGGGCTGCAGTTCTCCGGGAAGACGACGTTCGTCAATGTTATTGCAGTGAGTATTTTCGCAGTGGGTGTGTGCGAATTCGTGTGGGTGTATGGGTGAGAGGGtggttttttttgtgtgtggttGTCTGTTGTGTGGGTGGGGAGGGGGTTCACGGAAAGCCGGGGGATCAGCTACTACTTAAAAAGCATTACAAACCCCCAGTGACAAAGGAATTGGTCTTAGCTTGATTCCCCCACTCtaacattgtttatttcttatCTTTTCGTACTCCCAGTTTCTTTCACTGCATCCGTAATTAACGCTGTGCTAACCGTTTCCTTTTAGTGGTAAAGTTTACCGTTCCTGCCGCTG harbors:
- the CG7878 gene encoding uncharacterized protein, with the translated sequence MSDLDWDDPNYVEKPAVHQEYSKPNNKYERSIRRDGNSRAYKGDRNDYGGEGRGYRAKRNDYGGGRRDNRDNYGAGHRDSRDSAGGGGGDFSESLSIASEMVGKVIGRGGSNISRIQNDFNVRVKLDKCDLIVKITGSIQSNVIDAINHVRKQVTNSGDRGQDRDNRDHGSNERYDGGGYDRYKGNSYEFNPTSSESNKDNGDLTGIIDWEALNKASIAATAARWSKCPPLTKNFYKEAPEVANLTKSEIERIREENNKITVSYVFEPKEGETSPPIPNPVWTFEQCFAEYPDMLEEITKMGFSKPSPIQSQAWPILLQGHDMIGIAQTGTGKTLAFLLPGMIHTEYQSTPRGTRGGANVLVLAPTRELALQIEMEVKKYSFRGMKAVCVYGGGNRNMQISDLERGAEIIICTPGRLNDLIMANVIDVSTITYLVLDEADRMLDMGFEPQIRKVMLDIRPDRQTIMTSATWPPGVRRLAQSYMKNPIQVCVGSLDLAATHSVKQIIKLMEDDMDKFNTITSFVKNMSSTDKIIIFCGRKVRADDLSSELTLDGFMTQCIHGNRDQMDREQAIADIKSGVVRILVATDVASRGLDIEDITHVINYDFPHNIEEYVHRVGRTGRAGRQGTSISFFTREDWAMAKELIEILQEAEQEVPDELHNMARRFKAMKDKRAAEGGGFGGRGGRFGGGRGGGRRNFDQFQY
- the CG9667 gene encoding uncharacterized protein, isoform A, giving the protein MARNAEKAMTTLARWRAAKEVESGEKERRPYLASECHDLPRCEKFRLEIIRDISKKVAQIQNAGLGEFRIRDLNDEINKLLREKRHWENQISSLGGPHYRRYGPKMFDAEGREVPGNRGYKYFGAAKDLPGVRELFEQDPPPPPRKSRAELMKDIDAEYYGYRDDEDGVLIPLEERIERAAIQKAVQEWREKMARDGRIIDDEEEDEIYPLSGPAREAIEDAKARAAVEDPHGLLASKFTAHVPVPTQQDVQEALLRQRKRELLEKYAGGTN
- the CG9667 gene encoding uncharacterized protein, isoform B, with the translated sequence MTTLARWRAAKEVESGEKERRPYLASECHDLPRCEKFRLEIIRDISKKVAQIQNAGLGEFRIRDLNDEINKLLREKRHWENQISSLGGPHYRRYGPKMFDAEGREVPGNRGYKYFGAAKDLPGVRELFEQDPPPPPRKSRAELMKDIDAEYYGYRDDEDGVLIPLEERIERAAIQKAVQEWREKMARDGRIIDDEEEDEIYPLSGPAREAIEDAKARAAVEDPHGLLASKFTAHVPVPTQQDVQEALLRQRKRELLEKYAGGTN